The genomic interval GACACAAAGCAACGACGTGTACTGGGTTGTCATGTAGCTcgaatgaaaaaacacaagagaAAATGCTGTATCGAAATGGGAATTCGGTGTGCAACACTTATTAAATGGTCAAAGCTTGATGAACCTACCATGAAGATCCACATTCCCACACATGAAGCTGTGCAAAACTTCTACATGAAGCCTTACATCTCGTACATTCATTCAGGCAAAAAAGCTGTACTcaagcaattaaataaacaaagacaaacaatGACCAGAACCCTTCGGTCTGCATATGAAATTTACAAGTCTGAAAATCCGAATATAAAACTGTCCTACAGCAAATTTACTAAACTCAGACCTAAGCATGTTCAAACTCAAGACCGTGGCAAGTTTTTTACATGCTTATGTgaaaagtgtgtaaatatagaaATGAAGCTGAAGGCAATCAACTCAACAGGTGAAAGACAGTTGGGGAATAAGTACGAAGCAACAGGGATCACACTGTGTGATTACCCCAAAGGCTCTCTGCCAAACATAAAATGTGCTAAAAGGCAATGCCATCAGTGTGGCACCAAGATGTTGAAAGAACGGCTTCACGCAGAACTGTCATCTAAGGCACAAGTCATGTGGCTGCAGTGGGCCAACTGCAAAGTGGAAGACAAGGAAAGCAAAACTCTGAAAACCAGGAAAGTCTTACAAAAAAATGAGGGAGAGGTGAGGTTGTTGGCAGAGAAGCTGATTGATGACATGGAAGATTTCAGCTACCATTTGTTTTGTGCCACGTGGCAATATCAACAATATTCAGAGATGAAAGATAACCCTCAAGTTGGCCATGTAATTGCAGTTTTAGATTTTGCAGAGAATTACACATGTCACTTCCAAAATGAGTGCCAGAGTGCACATTGGTGCAAAACACAAGTGATGATCCATCCAGTTGTGTGTATCTACAGAAAGGTAGGCAATACACCCAGGACCCACGAAATAGTATTCATCTCTGATGATTTGAAACACGATGCTCACATCGTCAACACCATTTCATCTCAGACGCTCCAAATACTCAAAGATGATTGTGTCAGTGTGACGAAAAtggtccagttcacagatggaTGTGGCTCACAGTACAAATCAAAGGTCCCCTTCCTAGATTTGAGCTATTCAAAAGAGGACTTTGGCGTGAAGTTTGAGCGACACTTCTTTGGCTCGGGACATGGCAAAggacctgcagatggttgcaGTGGGGTCATAAAATCAGCAGTGACAAGAGCAGTCAAGACTGGACAAGCAGTTGTGCGTGGTGCTGAAGAGTTTTTCTCTCACTGCAGTCAACACCTGGCAAGGGATACTGAAGACTTCAAGCGGCCCTTTCACTTTCTTCAAAAGAAGGACATTATACGTGACAGACCTGATAGAACAGCAGCAATGACAGTTAAAGGGACAAGACAAATACATTGTGTTCAGCCTGTAAAACCCAAAACTATACGGACCAGAGGCTTGAGCTGTGCCTGCCTATGCTGTCAGACTGGAAGTGGGGAATGTTTGCGCATCACAGTTGTGGGTCCCTGGGAAACCAGAGGAGTAGGAGTGTCCAAAGAAGCAAGCTCAGGTGTAACCTCCACCAGCCCTGCACCCATGAACCCTGATTTGGAGCCTTCACGCCCATCAGCCCGTACAACACCCATGGTTGTGTAAGAAGAGGTTGATGAAATTATGGACTTGTTCCCACAATTGAGAGATATGACAGATGCCTCACTTGTTGAcaggtaataaaataaaataaaaatgcaacaCCCTTCCTCACCTAAAGACGTAGTGATTTAATGCATGGCATAGTAGATTTAATGCATGGCATAGTAGATTTAATGCATGGCATGTACACTAGCCAGATTTGCAAATTATTAGAAAATTTAGT from Liolophura sinensis isolate JHLJ2023 chromosome 3, CUHK_Ljap_v2, whole genome shotgun sequence carries:
- the LOC135463917 gene encoding uncharacterized protein LOC135463917, with product MARWKLRESVKTPGDSGQARKKTTNAERCKAYREKAKQSDSYRTSEQLRKKLFRSNRTEEQKAHDRELARLRMAKKRALDKQTETHAQAKKSVGSGEKLNKSTEKCMSYTKKRKLLHESGVILTPNKKRRIEFLECTMTTFKEYYQKLKESRKSKDTKQRRVLGCHVARMKKHKRKCCIEMGIRCATLIKWSKLDEPTMKIHIPTHEAVQNFYMKPYISYIHSGKKAVLKQLNKQRQTMTRTLRSAYEIYKSENPNIKLSYSKFTKLRPKHVQTQDRGKFFTCLCEKCVNIEMKLKAINSTGERQLGNKYEATGITLCDYPKGSLPNIKCAKRQCHQCGTKMLKERLHAELSSKAQVMWLQWANCKVEDKESKTLKTRKVLQKNEGEVRLLAEKLIDDMEDFSYHLFCATWQYQQYSEMKDNPQVGHVIAVLDFAENYTCHFQNECQSAHWCKTQVMIHPVVCIYRKVGNTPRTHEIVFISDDLKHDAHIVNTISSQTLQILKDDCVSVTKMVQFTDGCGSQYKSKVPFLDLSYSKEDFGVKFERHFFGSGHGKGPADGCSGVIKSAVTRAVKTGQAVVRGAEEFFSHCSQHLARDTEDFKRPFHFLQKKDIIRDRPDRTAAMTVKGTRQIHCVQPVKPKTIRTRGLSCACLCCQTGSGECLRITVVGPWETRGVGVSKEASSGVTSTSPAPMNPDLEPSRPSARTTPMVV